The DNA sequence ATatctatatgtatatgtgtttgtgttgtgCTTGTTGGTGATTTGGATTGGGTCAGGCGGCGGCGATATCATTGGTGGGAGAGCTTAGAGACGTTGATGGAGGTTGAAGGAAGATAAAGGTAGTGATGTGGTGGCGAGAGATTGGGTATGGTGGTCGTGATGGAAATCGTTGGCCGGCTATGCATTTTTTGAATGAGAGGGAAATGAAGCGGGTGGGAGAAAGAGAGATAGGGGAGAAAAgatgatatttttgtaatttaattccTTGTATGTGTtaaaagatagtatatttgcAAGATTTTAGACAATAGAgtatatttgattataaatattcaaaaattgtatatttatcaaattctcttatttttatattttacccACAATACATGGCAGGAATTAACTCCGGTCTTCGCATTTGCCCATTTGTTGATCTTCACATTTTACCCACATAAAATTAATTCTAGTTCTTTTTCCTTCATTAtcttcaatattatttttacaaatataattttttttaatttagttggACAACACAAGAATACGAGTGTACCTTCATAAATCTAATTATTGTTTAGTAGTACTTATGTCCACTACGCAAGGGTTTTGAAattgaagaattttttttacattataatataattcaaataatgtTGCTATACCTTTGTGCACTCATATTTTGTTTTACCTATCATATTATGTTCTTACATTACTATCAAATTAGTCAAACTACTGCTtctcatttataaaaatataaatattcattatTGTAAAATGACAGAATCAGAAAGTCGATCTTCGAAATTTACTAAAATGAATATACTTAGAGTCGATTTAGTTAtcttaaattttgttttgtaattcgtatcataaatatattactCAAATAATATTGACAAAATTTGGTCCGAAAGTTCTCATATTCTATTTGGAAATGTAATccatttatatttgattatgtttATTTTAGTGCAgggaaatagatttttttgccactcaacttatagcgtttttagaaacttaccacccaactaatttattttttcttttaatcactaattttaggtttggttttatttttagccaccaacttaggttcggatttgattacttgCATTaggataattttttgtatcatcatttatacatagtgatagtatgtaatattttgattatgtgTCGTATgcttatatctttatatatagcaataataatataaaataagccGATggaaattaaaatcaggaaaaatcgtaattagattctaaaaattcaataaataatgaatatgaaattaagacttcaaacaattcacctTCTCTCGTAAGATTGTAATCGAGTGATATGACGCATCATCTGtcgctattaaagtttcaatcaactagctcagtctaagatctcttttaaatttatcatcaaaacttttaataactttatcttattacaattttcaagataaataaatagagaggaaaacttaattttcgatgattgtctatataatgcatcattttatattatccttactccctccgtccctctcattactTTTTTCTACTGCTTAGCACGtattaagactcttataaaacatagtttcataatttatttttgtgattttttttgtgtgtaaaaattcaaatgctgaattttcattcggaagaaaaaaataaagttatatttGAAACTACATCCTTTAATGACCAtaaaatgcgtgtaaaattcttatcatccaAGGTAAACGACCTCagagacataaaaagtactacatatatatatatacaaacatatatcaaatcatcaaaatattacatactaccactatattttaataatgctacacataatatgtaatgctaataattaaatccgaacctaacttcagtgacGAAAAAAAAGCTGTATCCAacactagtgagtaaaataaaaaaaatatagttgagtggttagtttctaaagacgcaataagtttagtgataaaaaaaattatcataatactaGTAATCAAATTCGAACCTAAGTTGATGGCTAAAAagaaaaccaaacctaacattagtgacgaaaagaaaaaataaattagttgggtggtaagtttctaaaaacgctataagttgagtggcaaaaaaatctattttccctttagtGTACTGATATGTTCTTGTCCTTTTCTCTTAATTTCCAATATGGATAAAtcattttacaaaaaattaataattttaaaataagaattCAATTATGTATTAGTCAAAAAagctttaatttaattatttgaacatgatgttttgaaaaattttaaattagtccAACTAATGCTTCTTATTTGTAAATCAATGTATAAATCTTCCTTGTTGTAAAAATACAAAAGGGGACAGTCGGTGTTTAATGGTGTAGAAATATCCGACTAATGCCTGCATAGTTGGTTTAGTTATCCTAAATTTTGTTCCGTAatttgtataataaatatattactaaaataatatcaaaaaaatatttggttcccaagttattaatttaataaagttCCTTGTTTGGCGTGTGATAGAAAAGTTTCAATGTTGTACTTGAAAATGTAATCCATTCATATTTGATATTGTTTTTTCTTGTCTGTTTATTCTAGTGTAGTGTTATGTTCTCTTTCCTTTTCTCTTAGTTTGTATGATGGATAAATTATTTTaccaaaaattaataattttaaaattaggtAATCAAAAAAgctttacttttaaaaaaaaaattgttgtccATAATTAGTCTGaattgtaatataaaaaaatgcaaaatgttcttatcatttatttaatttttaaacttttgtttTCTCCTGAAATAATTTTGATCCCCAAAAAACATTTTACATAAATTCCGCATAccccaaaaaataataaaatggtGAATTTAAATTTCTTAATCAAATGGTGCCTGCATTCACTTTAGTGAACTTCCTACCTAACTTCctacctccgtccctatttatatgtccactttggaagtaaaattttgtccctatttatctgtccatttatactttcaaaactaatttaatgatagtttttcaaatatatctccataatttcaattttcaaggcttgatttatttaaaacttggttgaattcatgtttccaagacataaagtagggatattccaccattttcaagatattaattagaggtatttaatgaaaaagttcatacaatcaattgTTTCttgatatgtgttttttttttcaaaatggacagataaaaagggacggagggagtaacatctAATTTGTATTCAATTGAATCTTGGTAATGATTATATTAAACACCTAATTGTTCATTACAGTGCACAAAACTCATTCTCTGTCCTCTCACAAAGCACAAAACTCGTTCGTTGTCTTCTTACATTGCTTTGCCGCTTCAATCTGAACTTTGCGTAGGTATGGTTCTCATTCTAATTCTTCAATTTATATTCCTGTTTCATTGCCTGCATGCAAGTCAGATAtagttttatgttttaatttatataggGCTATGGAATTTTCGGGTGTTATTGTagagaaatttattaaattcctAACAATGGCGGATACAATCTCAGATGAAATGGTTAGTTCCCTTTATTTTCTAGTAATTGGTATTAGGTGTtccttttttcattttctttatttcacAGAAATTGCTGACGAAGATTTTGAACAAAGATGGTAACCGTCTTGAAACTTGTTTCTTGTTGAAATTCCGGAATAGTTATGAAATTTCGGTTATGCGCAACGAAGAGAAAGGGACGATATTTGGCCTTTCTACTTTGTATGAGGATTTCACAATCATGTTGTACACATAGCATTCCATGTTCCGACCGATCTATTCTGCAAAAACCTTATTTACCATTCTCTGGAAAGTTGCCCCGTATTATTCAGACCGAAGGACGTCTTGATATAGGTATATGTTCTATTCGGGGTGATGAATACTGTCTTGGGGATATCCTCGGCAATCATTGCAATTTGATGGTACCCGGAAAAAGCATCCAAAAACTTAAGAATCTGATATCCCGAAGTGGCGTCTATCAGCTGATCAATGTTTGGCAAGGGGTAGTGGTCCTTCAGGTAGTTTTTGTTCAGATCAATATAAATGACACACATCCTCCACGTGTTATTCGATTTCTTGATAACGACCACATTAGCTAACTAGTCCGGGTACTTAATCTCCTCTATGAACTTGGGCTCCAGGAGTTTCTCTACTTTGGCCTCAATCACCTTCTACCTCTCCATTGCAAAagttctcttcttttctttgaCAGATTTAGCTTCAGGATCCACGTTAATTTTGTGTTGTGCGACCGAGAGGTCTAGGCCTGGCATATCTTTGGGCCCCCATACAAACACGTCATGATATTGGCAGACTACCCTTATAACATATTTCTTTAGCTCAGGCTCTATGTCCTTTCCGATCTGCATAACCTTTCACAAACACCCTGCATATAGCTCTACCTCCTCGGTTTTCGCTCTTGGTTCAACTATTGGGCAAGACATATCAGCCCCAAATTTCTCCAGCTCAATGTGCATGGTATGTCAGTCGGCCCCAAATTGGGTAGCAAATACGTTGACatcaaatttcattatattcgtGATCTTGTCAGAGATAATGAAATAACAGTTGAATTTTGCAAGTCCGAAGGACAAGTTGCCGATATTCTTACAAAGGCTTTGAAGAAGAAATTGGGTTTTTACTCTGCTGAAAATTTGAGTGTAAGGGAGGCTGTTGGAATTTAAACTAAAAGtgttcattattttgttaagtgTCCAGGTGTTTGTACATGTAGTTATATTTTGAATAAGTATATTGACCTAGTAACTTAATGGGTATTTACATATTTGAAGCTGTTAGCTAGCTTAAATTCAGGATAGTTGGGTTATCTTTTTTGTGATGTAGTGGGTCAGTTAGGAGTATGTAGTGTAATCACATACTTATATGTGGTTTTAGTTAACCTAATGTGTTAGGTTTATCTCCAGAGAATTTATATTAAAAGCATTCAGTTTTTCTCCtgcattagagcatctccaacggtgctcctaaatcatttcttaaacaataatataaaatatggctTCCAATAAGTTAAATACATTGGAAaacgtgagaactccaatgctactctttatatttggctcctcattcacattttatatttattttatataaatgagaggaaaaagttaactaTAAGAGATAAAAGATTTGagggaaattaatattatattgagttaagagctactagatgctctttaaaagaaaggagagagagtggGCTCTTAAACTTTTAAAGAGTTTCTAAGAGCTCGTTGGAGCTCTAATTCTTgacttgctctttaaatttagaGTTATGAGTTTGTTTAAAGAgctcattggagatgctcttaagctCTCTCTTGAGTTTTTTGGGTtctagtatataaatatttgccttaatatctacaatatatatataacagaaaaaTCTTTAATTTATGCAGTTCGAGAATAAAACTGGACATGGGATTGGCTAATGTTATAGTTTAGCCAACAAGATTATAAAAGTGTTGGAGAATGTCCAATAGGGTTGGttataatggttggctaaattgaacccgCAAGACATCACGTAAAATTTGctaaatttataagtgattttGTTTCGATAGTATTggctttattttaaaaatagcatgttattattatttgaatttgTTATAATAGaatgtatttttaatatgttaatcGATGACGTGACATTTGGTACATATGTTTAGTGGTTCGACATATATAGTCATCCATACGTGCTTCGGTATAATTATACACAAGGAAGAGTATGGTTGAGGTACGATATTTTCAAGTgattatctatatttatattttttattttaatatacgaACTATTTTTTAGTTAAGAGTTTTTCccgatttgatttgatttgcgTTTAGCAATTAATAGGTGGATGAATATGAAAGGAAGTCCAAAGACAGAGATGCACAAATACAAATCCATTATCAATAGAAATATCTCCATAAATTTACATTTCTCTCTTCCTCAGctattaattttgtttagaCTCAGCTGTGACTTTTATCTGACAGGAAATCAAGACTGGAAGCAACATCTATTGAGCAATCTGAGCAGAGCATCAGCCTTTCTTCGAGCCTTTAAAGATCCATCAGCAGCCAAGCTTTGCAGAGAAGGAATGCTCCTTGGATTCATCAATAATCTCCTTGCAACTTCCTCACCACTATCTTTACATAGTCCTAAAAGAAGTGTTATAGAATTTTCCTTGCCCTTGGGGGATCCatatcttaacaaatcaatAAGAAGAGGCACCAATACTCTGCTCTTTTTAATTTCTTCTAGTCCTTCAGAGCACCCCAAAAGCAGTGCAAGAACTGCCAATGCATCATCAGTTATCCCTGCCTTGTCATCCATCAAGAGCTCAATGAGCAAGGGAATGGCCCCAGAAACCGCAACACATGACTTGTTTATGTTGTAAACGGCAAGATTGAAAAGCGCGGTTGCAGCATCCCTTTTCCCAGCTGTAGTTCCATCTATGAGAAGTTCCACCAAAGCGGGAATTGCTTTTGGATGTCCGCCAATGAGTACCTTGTAATCATCAACCATCGACAAGCTGAAGATCGTTGCTGCTGCGTTTTCTCTGGCCTCCATGGTTTTCCCCGAAAGAAGCACGTGTATTATGCTGTCAAGTGAACCTGCAGACATTATTAGTATCTTGTTGTTGTCGAATATAGAAAGGTTTAGTAATGCAGTGACTGCATTCCCCTGGATTCTTGAATCAGGGGAGCCTAGCAGTGTGACCAGAAACGGTATGGCTCCGGCTTCTGCAATCATTCTGCGGTTTTCCATACCAGTTTTTGCTAGTAAACGGAGCTCGTATGCAGCTTGTCTTTGGATGTCTGGTGATCCGGTTGCTAGTTTGCCCACAAGGAATTCTGCGGTCATCTTAACTGCATCACTTGCGGTTTTTGTGGCAGAGATATGATCGACAGCTTTATCTTGTAACTCTCTCTTGCCACTGCTCCGGTCCAAGTCTGGAGGAGAGGAAGTCGATTCACGTATCGTTATATTGTTCTCTTCACACCATTGGTGTATAAGGCTCTTGAGTGCATAATTGGGGATCAATGCCATATGAATTAGTCTCTGCCCGCTCTTAGGGCACGTGTGATGCCCTGTATTAATCCACTGGGCAATTGAGTTTCGATCATAAGTGTGTCCTGATGCTACTATCACCGGATCTCTCATCAAGTCTAGTGAAATTGGGCAACGGTACTCATCAGGGATGTTGAATGACGACTGAGACGACGAAGAGTGCTCGTGTTGCCAATTTGATGCTGAAGATTGCTTCAGATCCTCCGGGATTTTCTCTTTGTTCTCCCTACTAAAAATCATGGATTTTGACAAGGAAATCAGAGACATAAGATTGTTGATGTTGGAAACGACGATAAGGCCACCTGTTCCTGCCTGCTTCTCTGCTTCAGCCTCAAGCTTCGAAATCTCCTCCTCAAAATCCAATGGACTTCTCACACCAATGCTGATCAATATCTCTTTCACTCTGTTAAAATCATCTAAACCCGTGTTTCTCTTGTTCCTGTCACGATAGCTACCCATCATTAGGAAAAGCTCCTCGCGTCTCTGAATCTCTCCAGGCTCAACAAACAATTCAACCCTCTTTGCTTGCTTGCGAAGAAGTTCAACTTGCTCTTTCGTGTCAATTGTTATCTTAAGCAAGCTAAGAGGTAAAATATCCAACGCACTTCCCATCTCTTTTACTGTTACATGATATTGATTTGATAAAAGATCCGTCTGCATGAGGTTCCACAACGCGCTACCTTCTTTACAACCATCTATCAATAATTTTACCCTTCTGATCACCGAAAACAGCTCAGTAAGACACAGAATTGATGAAGGTGGAAGCGGGGCATTAGTCTCCTGAATTTCTTGAAACAATGAAGAAAGCAGCTTGACCCTTCGTATCATCATCGACACGTTCTTAACCTGTACAACCGGAAATTTCTCAATTGATGCAACTTCATTGGAGATGTGAATCAATGACTCCAGCAAAGACCCTACTGGAAGAAAGCCTGAGGAAACCAGAGGAGGTAGAGTCATATCCATGTAGTTCTACAGCACCTCAGGCTTCACATTGACTTTATATTCATTCCTATTTACGGAATCAAGcgggggcggatctaggatttAAACTTTGGAGGCATCAAGAAAATTTCCGGAAaccacttatatatttttaaattttgtgggggcgcttctataattttgaaaaatttagaaGGATGAAAAAATGTAACAAACAAAATTAGGGAGGGCACGTGTCCCTCGTGCCTATTCTTAGATCCGCCTTTGCGATCAAGGCCTCGCTACGTTTAAATTTCTTGACGACAAGTTCCATGTTAGAATAATGTCATGGACTAATGACTTGTTCTGTTTGTCCTGTTATTGTGGGTGACATCTTTGGTGGCTAGTAGAACAAGCCTGGGTTTTCTGCCACTTGGAGGACTTAGCGGGTTAGTTATATTCTTCAGCAATTTAAAATGCACAAGAACATTGACAAAACCTTGCCTTCTATTGGTCAATAGCTTGTGAGAATGTGTTTGCAGACCTTATATTAAACTGTGAACAAGTAAGATctgttttatactccctccgtccctcccatttcttatcgaatgggttgggcacggaagttaagaaatatgaataaattaattgaaaagagaaagaaaagtgggtgaagtggtgggacccgttgatttttaatgtataaaaaagagatagtggagtaaaataagtgtgaaaaaaaaagaaaagtggagaagtggtgggacctattgaccatatttggtaagttttgaaatgtaaagaattggatgagacatttcaaaaatgaaagtgtaaaaaaatggaagggacggagggagtatatcaagATTTGAATGTTGCGCTTGGACAGCAGCGAAATGACATTGCAAGTTGAGTGAGCTTTTATAATAATCTATGCAGGTGAGGTTTACCTTGAAATCATCTGAGTCCAGACACCGCCAAATTAGTTCTCAATCACTCACACTCTTCGGCTCTAGGTGCCAGTTTGGCCCATCCTACTTCCGATAAGAAGTCGGTTTCTACTTTTcttaacccgtttgtgtaaaaaatttgaagcacttataaaaagttaagaatgtTAACTTTTGTTGCAGGACTTCTAcaaacaatttaatcacttataagttttaatttagttCTTACTTTTAGTCCAATTCTTTACTACAAGTAAGAAACACTTTTTTAAGATTACTCAAGCGCTCCTAAATTTCACGAATCTTAGTTAAAATAGGTTTTAGGATTTTAAGTTAAAGTGTATGCTCCACCTATTTTAAATATTGTATGATTACTCTATGTTATTCCTAAATTCGGATTCTTAAATGCAAAATTTGTCCGTCAGGAGTGAATCAGATTAAGGTATTTCGTATTCATGTTTCTCTGTGGTTGCGCATAAGTATTAGCCATAAAGGTGAGTTTGactctattatatatattaagtagGGTTTCCACTTTCCATTTGTTGAAACCTGGAAACAGGTTAATTTTAGTCAGTGTTatgaaaagcgcaaatcggcTCTAGGCGGTGGAaggaccttctagcgcttaagcggtaaagcggacgcttaagcggaatctTAAGCGGCcaataagcggattaataaaatataattaaatatttaattttaatattaatatattcaaaaataatgttatattgtggtaagaatttaaaattttaataatatatatattttttaattttttaatataattatagttatattatataaaaaaaatattttaaaactgaaaaattagcaagtcaaaatcattttgaccgcttaagtACCGTTTAATCCGCTTaacgaccgcttaatccgcttaatagtccgcttaattttcaaaaacgcttaagAACCCGCTTAATACAAAATCGAGACGTTTTAGGGCCGATTCCGCTTAGGCGGCCGCTTAagcggccgcttaatgcgctttttaaaACACTGATTTTAGTTTAGTCCATTATGCAATAATCTTTCGTGATTTTTATGTAATTGGAGAGGTCATATCGCTTTCTCagtatttaaaattctaatgaCGAAGACGTTGACAATAACAATTTGTTAGAGCGAGTCCAATAATATCTTAATTGAAgcactaaatataatataaaaatttatgtctctaaaaatttataatagatttaactaacatcaactccaacaatatgtgttatatgtttattattttattaaaaattcttcTTTATCATAGAGAGAGAAAAAGAgtgtatataaaaatttattataaaatataggatAGTACAAGAAGAGATGTGTATCAAGAATAAGTTTTGAAGGGGTTGTCCCAATAATATAAAGCATCACTGGAAAATTTTTGGATTaatttttcaacaaaatatcctaaattttttcaagtttatttattatttattttttattataaacttgataaaatctaaatatattatcgtaaatattagaagtcataaccttttagacatttcaaaataatgtgtaaaactctataaataatatttatactagttaaactcatatttcaagataCTTTGTATGATATTTTTGGTCAttttagtgaccaacttgatacgaTAAGCCACTTCACCACCTCAGtaaccaactagataattagtCTTTTTAAATTGACACTTGCTTAGTTGCGAATTTTTATGTCacgaaaaaaaattagaaatggaAGTTAGTTTGGAATTTTGAAATGAGAAATTGGGCAAATTTTATGTGTTCGGGATAGGGGTGTTCATCAAACCGCTCACATCGCATAAATCGCCCGCACCgctccgcaccacaccgcaaaatgcggtttttcatattcgtggtgcggttgcgggttgaaattttaacaaatcGCGCGGTGCGGTGTGGGTTGCGGTTTGAAATTATACGtgtgcggttcaaaccgcaccgcaccactattttcaaatattaaaaatatataatatataattacaaatatttatattatatagattaattatttattacgaTGTTATCtcctatatgtgtgtatatatattcaagttacttaacttaattttaataattttaggtTATTTCTAAGAcgacaaataaatattataattatatctgttttCCAATGAAAAATTTGTTAGTGTTgaaatcttttcatctttatcatacttatattttagtttatatttcttttgatgAGTAACATAactctaaatttttaaatacatatagtttaaaattatttttatattttaattcaaaagtaTAAATTCTTTGAATGTGTAAACCACACAAACCGCACCGCAATTTTGTGGTGTGGTTTACTCGGTTTTTATATtacgtggtgcggttgcggtttacgAATTTTCTCAAACCGCATGTGAGGATTGGTTTgcggttttaaaaaaaaatcgcaCCGCACGCACCGCGAACACCCCTAGTTCGGGATATCCGGATCAAATGATAGAATACATTTGAATGTTGAGTTTTTCTTTCAGAATTCGAAAGTTGAGTTCgaattaagaatttatttaaaataaatacttgatcATTTTAGGATGCAAAATTGCAGTCCAACATCAATCCCCATTGAAATTGATGGAAATTGATTTATGCggaaaaaagaaatattaaatgtatAATATATGTAAGTAGTCTGAATTTGATGATtcatttttaattgattaactTGACTTGGCATATTTAGTAAGTCTTGTAAGTAAATTGTATAATTAATTTTGGATGACCCCTAAGAAAAGAAGTAAAGAGGATCATGCTCAAGTACTTAAAAATATGTTGTATAAATTGGTATATCAGGAAGACGTGTTTAAAacctttttttattattgtgtaAATATCGATTGTGATATTAATAATGAGAATTTAACCTcgggtttaatgtttaatttttgtagagtagAAGTTGGGATACAAGAAACATGAATGTATTTATAAAAGTTGAAAATGATAATGATGGATATTTTAACATATGAATGAATATTTTGATATCAAGTATTGTTACTAAAATATTTGTGACACACGTTTAATTGATtggagtaaaaatatttttaatttgttatgtttggattGTCATACACTCTTAAAAATGTGGGAGCGAGGAAAAAGATATTTATCAAAATGTCAAGTGGGATATTGTATTTGACTTAGTTTTGTcgaatataaaagaaataaaatatattatttatatatttgaagattaaaatataatatatacgtGTGATTTCCAAATACGCATTTAGTATGTGAATCAATTGcagaatttataaatcaatgtatattatattttatgtattgatGATggcaatattaatttttatttaattgagaCCAGGTCTCGTGGCTTACAGAGGTTTGAGTGTTATTGTGTTATCCTTTTTGGAAGAGATTTGCACCCATCTCTCTTCTCCCACGCCTTCAACATTGCAATCTGTGACAATGATGGTTCTTAATTTCTCCATTCGTTTCTTCCACCGGACTTCGCTACCAACAATGATGAATGTTTAGGTAAGTCCCATGTCAAAAAGGCCGTGGGCTAAGATATTATAGTCATATTGTATTacacactattttatttatCGTACACTAAGTCGAGGGTCTTTACAAAAACAGATTCTCTATTTTAAGGATAGGAGTAGGGCCGCGCGTACATTTTACCCTactcagaccctgctctaaatGAGAATACTGAGTACAGATGGTAAGGTATGATATTTAATACAGTAGCAATTATGATTATTTCAATTTTGAATTatgatatcatttttaaatatcaaaacataaaaatattcttatatttattatatattttacactttatttaataaatgcTGTGTGTATATTCTgtttggataataatttttttgagattACGTTGATATATTTATTGGAGAAATTATACGATTCgcttcatatttttatatttagacCTAGCAATATAGGCCCACAACTATATATACAGTCCAAACCaaactaattttcaaaatttggtccaacaaaaaatcacatattttattttgatttggttggttttGAAATCAccttttttatccaaaatatgGACCAAATATATCATATCCATATTTCCATGACACAGTGCCCTCCAACTTGGAACTTGTACCAGCTTTTATCCCATAAGGATTGAGGCCTTGACATCGTTTCACCCCGAAAGGAACATGGCTGCTTGACGAgaaattaatgaaattatacACCTGGGGTGAATAGGTATTATGGTTAATATAcctgatttttataaattaccGAATAATTAAAAACTGTCGCAGAAAATTTGCT is a window from the Daucus carota subsp. sativus chromosome 8, DH1 v3.0, whole genome shotgun sequence genome containing:
- the LOC108199031 gene encoding U-box domain-containing protein 1 isoform X2, producing MDMTLPPLVSSGFLPVGSLLESLIHISNEVASIEKFPVVQVKNVSMMIRRVKLLSSLFQEIQETNAPLPPSSILCLTELFSVIRRVKLLIDGCKEGSALWNLMQTDLLSNQYHVTVKEMGSALDILPLSLLKITIDTKEQVELLRKQAKRVELFVEPGEIQRREELFLMMGSYRDRNKRNTGLDDFNRVKEILISIGVRSPLDFEEEISKLEAEAEKQAGTGGLIVVSNINNLMSLISLSKSMIFSRENKEKIPEDLKQSSASNWQHEHSSSSQSSFNIPDEYRCPISLDLMRDPVIVASGHTYDRNSIAQWINTGHHTCPKSGQRLIHMALIPNYALKSLIHQWCEENNITIRESTSSPPDLDRSSGKRELQDKAVDHISATKTASDAVKMTAEFLVGKLATGSPDIQRQAAYELRLLAKTGSLDSIIHVLLSGKTMEARENAAATIFSLSMVDDYKVLIGGHPKAIPALVELLIDGTTAGKRDAATALFNLAVYNINKSCVAVSGAIPLLIELLMDDKAGITDDALAVLALLLGCSEGLEEIKKSRVLVPLLIDLLRYGSPKGKENSITLLLGLCKDSGEEVARRLLMNPRSIPSLQSLAADGSLKARRKADALLRLLNRCCFQS
- the LOC108199031 gene encoding U-box domain-containing protein 1 isoform X1, encoding MDMTLPPLVSSGFLPVGSLLESLIHISNEVASIEKFPVVQVKNVSMMIRRVKLLSSLFQEIQETNAPLPPSSILCLTELFSVIRRVKLLIDGCKEGSALWNLMQTDLLSNQYHVTVKEMGSALDILPLSLLKITIDTKEQVELLRKQAKRVELFVEPGEIQRREELFLMMGSYRDRNKRNTGLDDFNRVKEILISIGVRSPLDFEEEISKLEAEAEKQAGTGGLIVVSNINNLMSLISLSKSMIFSRENKEKIPEDLKQSSASNWQHEHSSSSQSSFNIPDEYRCPISLDLMRDPVIVASGHTYDRNSIAQWINTGHHTCPKSGQRLIHMALIPNYALKSLIHQWCEENNITIRESTSSPPDLDRSSGKRELQDKAVDHISATKTASDAVKMTAEFLVGKLATGSPDIQRQAAYELRLLAKTGMENRRMIAEAGAIPFLVTLLGSPDSRIQGNAVTALLNLSIFDNNKILIMSAGSLDSIIHVLLSGKTMEARENAAATIFSLSMVDDYKVLIGGHPKAIPALVELLIDGTTAGKRDAATALFNLAVYNINKSCVAVSGAIPLLIELLMDDKAGITDDALAVLALLLGCSEGLEEIKKSRVLVPLLIDLLRYGSPKGKENSITLLLGLCKDSGEEVARRLLMNPRSIPSLQSLAADGSLKARRKADALLRLLNRCCFQS